In the genome of Thermodesulfobacteriota bacterium, one region contains:
- a CDS encoding Crp/Fnr family transcriptional regulator yields the protein MSTSSPQQLLNKIPLFNALSDSDLKSLSECVRLRSLKKGQTLFQKGDEGSSLYIIKQGTIKIVLPSRLGDEVIVTIFSDGDFFGEMALFDGQPRSADALAMESSKIYMLSRNEFLLFLHSNINAMKSILSQLTKRLRNTDDFLEGTCFLSVSARLAKKLLDLAKAYGRKDGDRINIDLNLTQKELGDMIGSTRESINKELKILRDKGLITNQENKIQIVDMVRLKRRAY from the coding sequence ATGTCCACATCCAGTCCGCAACAACTGCTTAACAAAATACCTTTATTTAACGCCTTGAGCGATTCAGATCTTAAAAGTTTATCGGAATGTGTTCGCCTGCGGTCTTTAAAAAAAGGACAGACGCTTTTCCAAAAAGGGGACGAAGGTTCGTCTCTGTATATAATCAAACAAGGGACCATTAAAATTGTGCTTCCATCAAGATTGGGGGATGAGGTCATCGTCACCATTTTTTCCGATGGAGATTTTTTTGGTGAAATGGCGCTATTTGACGGACAACCCAGATCGGCAGACGCTCTGGCAATGGAATCCTCAAAAATTTATATGCTCAGCAGAAACGAGTTTCTCTTATTTTTGCACTCCAATATTAATGCCATGAAATCGATACTGTCGCAGCTAACAAAACGGCTGCGCAATACGGATGATTTTCTCGAAGGCACCTGTTTTTTAAGTGTTTCCGCCAGGCTGGCAAAGAAACTTCTGGATCTTGCCAAAGCTTATGGCCGAAAAGATGGTGACAGAATTAATATTGATTTAAACCTGACGCAGAAAGAGCTTGGAGATATGATAGGTTCAACCAGGGAAAGTATTAACAAGGAGCTTAAAATCCTTCGGGATAAAGGATTGATCACCAACCAGGAAAACAAAATTCAAATCGTTGATATGGTACGATTAAAGCGCAGGGCCTATTAG